Part of the Bremerella sp. JC817 genome is shown below.
TGATCGCCGGCGAGCAGGACCCGGAAACCCTGGCCGACCTGGCGTTGGGGCGGTTGCGGGCCAAGCTCCCGGCGTTGCGGCAGGCGTTGCGGGGGCGTGTGACGGATCATCACCGCTTCCTGCTGCGCATGCACCTGGAGCACCTGGAAGCGCTGGAGGGGATCATCGGTCGGCTGGGCGAGCGGATCGAGCAGGTGATGGCCCCATTCGCCGAGGCGGCGTCGCGGCTGGAGACGATCCCGGGGGTCAGCCGCCGGATCGCCGAAGTGATCGTGGCCGAGATCGGCGCGGAGATGGGGCAGTT
Proteins encoded:
- a CDS encoding transposase, giving the protein IAGEQDPETLADLALGRLRAKLPALRQALRGRVTDHHRFLLRMHLEHLEALEGIIGRLGERIEQVMAPFAEAASRLETIPGVSRRIAEVIVAEIGAEMGQFPTAGHLASWAGMCPGNNESAGRRRSGKTTKGSRWLKVALVQAA